The proteins below come from a single Halobacillus salinarum genomic window:
- a CDS encoding valine--tRNA ligase, producing the protein MKETDLSMPTKYDPAAVEKDRYQYWLDGRFFEASGDADKEPYTVVIPPPNVTGKLHLGHAWDTTLQDILTRVKRMQGYDVLWLPGMDHAGIATQAKVEGKLREQGTSRHELGREKFLEKSWEWKKEYAQFIRTQWEKLGLGLDYSRERFTLDTGLSDAVKEVFVTLYEKGLIYRGEYIINWDPATQTALSDIEVEYQDVQGAFYHMRYPLKDEEGSIEIATTRPETMLGDTAIAVHPQDERYQHLIGKTAVLPIIGREIEIVADDYVDMEFGSGAVKITPAHDPNDFEIGNRHNLKRILVMNEDGTMNENAGKYKGLDRFECRKQIIRDLQEDGTLFDIEDHHHSVGHSERSGAVVEPYLSTQWFVNMEPLAKAAIDLQKENGKVSFVPERFEKTFLTWMENIRDWCISRQLWWGHRIPAWYHKETGELYVGKEAPADIENWEQDEDVLDTWFSSALWPFSTLGWPDKENADFKKFFPTNVLVTGYDIIFFWVSRMIFQSVEFTGERPFKDVLIHGLVRDAEGRKMSKSLGNGVDPMDVIDKYGADSLRYFLATGSSPGQDLRFHWEKVESTWNFANKIWNASRFALMNMGNLSFKDIDLSGSKSVADEWILTRLNQTIDQVTKNIEKYDFGEAGRHLYNFIWDEFCDWYIEMAKLPLYGEDETRIHTTRSILAYTLDQTMRMLHPFMPFLTEEIWQHLPHEGESITQASWPKAVKEYHNEQAVQEMERLVSIIRSVRNIRSEVDTPMSKQIQLLIQTKDEAVAEELEKNRDYLERFCNPSELKISTDIQVPEKAMSAVITGAELFLPLAGLINIKDEIKRLEKELDKWDKEVERVKKKLSNEGFIKKAPEKVVEEERKKETDYLDKRAKVEARIKELNA; encoded by the coding sequence ATGAAGGAAACAGATCTTTCAATGCCGACAAAATATGATCCTGCTGCCGTTGAGAAGGATCGCTACCAGTACTGGCTGGACGGTAGATTTTTTGAAGCAAGTGGAGACGCAGACAAGGAACCCTATACTGTAGTGATCCCGCCTCCTAATGTAACGGGAAAGCTTCATTTAGGGCATGCTTGGGATACGACTCTCCAGGATATTCTTACAAGAGTGAAACGGATGCAGGGCTATGATGTTTTATGGCTTCCCGGAATGGATCATGCTGGAATCGCTACGCAGGCAAAAGTTGAAGGGAAACTGCGGGAGCAAGGCACGTCCCGCCACGAATTAGGCAGGGAAAAGTTTCTTGAAAAATCGTGGGAGTGGAAAAAAGAATATGCTCAGTTTATTCGCACTCAGTGGGAAAAGCTTGGGCTGGGCCTGGATTATTCTCGAGAACGCTTCACATTAGACACCGGGCTATCCGATGCCGTTAAGGAAGTGTTTGTAACCCTTTATGAGAAAGGGCTGATCTACCGTGGAGAATATATTATCAATTGGGATCCGGCAACACAGACCGCTTTGTCGGATATCGAGGTAGAATATCAGGACGTACAAGGTGCGTTTTATCATATGCGGTATCCGTTAAAGGATGAAGAAGGCAGTATTGAAATTGCCACAACTCGTCCTGAAACCATGCTTGGGGATACGGCGATTGCCGTTCATCCCCAAGATGAACGCTATCAGCATTTAATTGGCAAAACAGCTGTATTGCCAATCATAGGAAGAGAAATAGAAATTGTGGCGGATGATTACGTTGATATGGAATTTGGTTCCGGGGCAGTAAAAATAACTCCTGCTCATGACCCTAATGATTTCGAAATTGGAAATCGTCACAATCTTAAGCGGATTTTAGTTATGAATGAAGATGGAACGATGAATGAAAATGCTGGTAAGTATAAAGGGTTGGACCGCTTTGAATGCCGTAAACAAATCATCAGAGATCTGCAGGAAGATGGAACATTGTTCGACATTGAAGATCACCACCATTCTGTAGGACATTCCGAAAGAAGCGGTGCGGTTGTTGAGCCTTATTTGTCCACCCAATGGTTTGTCAATATGGAGCCTTTAGCAAAAGCGGCCATTGACCTTCAAAAAGAAAATGGCAAAGTAAGCTTTGTACCTGAACGTTTTGAAAAAACATTTTTAACCTGGATGGAAAATATTCGTGATTGGTGTATTTCCCGGCAGCTGTGGTGGGGCCATCGAATCCCGGCATGGTATCATAAAGAAACAGGTGAACTATATGTAGGCAAGGAAGCGCCGGCGGACATAGAAAATTGGGAACAAGATGAGGATGTGCTGGATACTTGGTTTTCTTCGGCTTTATGGCCATTCTCAACCTTAGGCTGGCCGGATAAGGAAAATGCGGATTTTAAAAAGTTTTTCCCGACCAATGTACTCGTTACAGGGTATGACATTATTTTCTTCTGGGTAAGCCGGATGATTTTTCAATCCGTAGAATTTACTGGTGAGCGACCGTTTAAAGATGTTCTTATACACGGGCTTGTCCGTGACGCTGAAGGAAGAAAAATGAGTAAGTCTCTTGGGAACGGCGTCGATCCTATGGATGTTATCGATAAATATGGCGCAGATTCATTGAGGTATTTCTTAGCAACAGGTTCTTCACCTGGTCAGGATTTAAGATTCCATTGGGAGAAAGTTGAATCAACATGGAATTTTGCTAATAAAATCTGGAATGCTTCCCGGTTTGCTCTTATGAATATGGGCAATCTCTCATTTAAAGACATCGATTTAAGCGGCAGCAAGTCTGTTGCCGATGAGTGGATTCTCACTCGATTAAACCAAACGATAGATCAAGTAACCAAAAACATTGAGAAATATGATTTTGGGGAAGCTGGACGACATCTGTATAATTTCATATGGGATGAGTTCTGTGATTGGTATATCGAGATGGCTAAACTGCCTTTATACGGAGAAGACGAGACACGTATTCATACAACACGTTCGATCCTTGCTTATACGCTTGATCAAACGATGCGTATGCTTCATCCATTCATGCCTTTTCTTACTGAAGAAATATGGCAGCATCTACCTCATGAAGGAGAATCGATCACACAAGCTTCCTGGCCAAAAGCTGTAAAAGAGTATCACAATGAACAGGCAGTTCAGGAAATGGAACGTCTCGTTTCTATTATTCGATCTGTTCGTAATATCAGATCTGAAGTGGATACTCCGATGTCTAAGCAAATCCAGCTACTCATTCAGACTAAAGATGAAGCTGTGGCTGAAGAACTGGAGAAAAACAGAGATTATCTTGAAAGATTCTGTAATCCAAGTGAGCTCAAGATTTCCACAGATATACAGGTGCCAGAAAAGGCAATGTCTGCAGTAATTACAGGGGCAGAATTATTCTTGCCGCTTGCTGGATTAATTAACATTAAAGATGAAATCAAACGACTTGAGAAAGAATTGGATAAGTGGGATAAAGAGGTGGAGCGAGTAAAGAAAAAACTGTCTAATGAAGGGTTTATTAAGAAAGCCCCGGAGAAAGTTGTTGAGGAAGAACGGAAGAAAGAAACCGATTATCTTGATAAAAGGGCTAAGGTTGAAGCAAGAATTAAAGAACTTAATGCCTAA
- a CDS encoding SPOR domain-containing protein: MNSKKKISITFGTKAREFQNEMVQAKEEHAASADHRENDSFQESRDRPSIYELPFKRKTLTNSSLKPIIMSTLTALLISLGLGFLLLRMFVSISDSASSAESSPSAEEANAAAVSQDDTSAASLASETIDSYIVQAGVFSTEDKAKEWKDKLTNASIASMIWEREGKYFLFAGRGDTREEADQVAKALISKSVDTYVKPWQVTTKSYSGKEARAVESLLGYLKEGSLASVSQNGKEQIVKDLQGSKDSKLLGAVESWEADSGQNQMAWLEIVHSLEKE, from the coding sequence ATGAATTCAAAGAAGAAGATCTCCATCACTTTTGGTACAAAAGCCCGTGAGTTCCAAAATGAAATGGTACAAGCTAAGGAAGAACATGCGGCTTCTGCTGATCACAGAGAAAATGATTCCTTTCAGGAGTCACGGGATCGTCCTTCTATTTATGAGCTGCCTTTCAAAAGGAAGACATTAACTAACTCTTCTTTAAAACCAATCATCATGTCTACGTTAACCGCCCTGCTAATTAGTCTTGGATTGGGTTTTCTGCTCTTAAGAATGTTTGTTTCCATTAGTGACAGCGCAAGCTCAGCAGAAAGTAGTCCGTCGGCAGAGGAAGCCAACGCAGCAGCGGTCAGCCAGGACGACACAAGTGCAGCAAGTCTTGCTTCTGAAACCATTGACTCTTATATTGTGCAGGCGGGGGTTTTTTCTACGGAAGATAAGGCAAAAGAGTGGAAAGATAAGCTGACCAATGCTTCGATAGCCTCTATGATTTGGGAAAGAGAAGGAAAATACTTTTTATTTGCAGGAAGAGGAGATACAAGGGAAGAAGCAGACCAGGTTGCAAAAGCACTTATAAGTAAGAGCGTAGATACTTATGTAAAACCATGGCAGGTTACGACAAAAAGTTATTCTGGCAAGGAAGCGCGGGCAGTAGAGAGTTTATTAGGCTATCTCAAAGAAGGTTCTTTAGCTTCAGTTTCTCAGAATGGCAAGGAACAAATAGTGAAGGATTTACAAGGCTCGAAGGACAGTAAACTATTAGGAGCAGTAGAATCGTGGGAGGCAGACAGCGGACAGAATCAAATGGCTTGGCTCGAAATTGTGCACTCGTTGGAAAAAGAGTAA
- a CDS encoding prepilin peptidase, translating to MHICFTSLIFIYGVVFGSFFNVAGLRIPKKESIIKGGSHCPGCNHKLSWAEMIPVLSFIIQKGRCRHCRQKISLIYPFMELFSGLLFSYSYIVFDWGWGFLYALILVALFHIIIVSDLAYMIIPDRVLLFFFFILLLYRSFHPLMPYWASIAGGLIGLAGIALIILISRSGMGGGDMKLFGLIGFAMGVKMLLVTFFLATLLGAILGGVLLATGTISRAKPIPFGPFIAVSALIVVFSGPLLIDWYVTSFF from the coding sequence ATGCATATATGTTTTACCAGTCTCATCTTCATTTATGGAGTTGTTTTCGGTTCTTTCTTTAATGTTGCCGGCCTTCGCATCCCAAAGAAGGAGTCAATTATAAAGGGTGGCTCTCATTGTCCTGGATGTAATCATAAGCTCAGCTGGGCAGAAATGATACCTGTACTTTCTTTTATTATCCAGAAGGGGCGCTGCCGTCATTGCCGACAAAAGATTTCGCTTATCTACCCCTTTATGGAATTGTTTAGTGGTCTTTTGTTTTCCTATTCCTACATTGTATTTGACTGGGGTTGGGGGTTTCTATATGCATTAATTTTAGTAGCCCTTTTTCATATCATCATTGTCAGTGATTTAGCCTATATGATTATTCCCGATCGCGTGTTATTATTTTTCTTCTTCATCCTTTTATTGTATCGGTCATTTCATCCATTAATGCCCTATTGGGCTTCGATTGCAGGAGGGTTAATTGGTCTTGCAGGTATTGCTTTGATCATTCTTATAAGCCGGTCAGGTATGGGCGGAGGAGATATGAAACTCTTCGGTCTCATTGGTTTTGCGATGGGAGTTAAAATGCTGCTTGTTACTTTTTTTCTTGCAACGCTGTTAGGAGCCATACTTGGAGGAGTGTTACTTGCCACAGGAACCATTTCAAGAGCCAAACCCATTCCTTTTGGACCTTTTATCGCGGTTAGCGCGTTGATTGTCGTTTTTTCAGGGCCGCTGCTCATTGACTGGTATGTGACTAGTTTCTTTTAA
- a CDS encoding bifunctional folylpolyglutamate synthase/dihydrofolate synthase, whose amino-acid sequence MLNYEEATNWIHAREKFKVKPGIKRMEWMMKELGNPEKQVKGVHIAGTNGKGSTVAFLRHILQEQGYKVGTFTSPYIISFNERISINGTPVENNRLAQLVGKIKPLAEKLSFMPLGEPTEFEIITAMAMIYFSESQPDYVLFETGLGGRYDSTNIITPAASVITNVGMDHMNILGNTYEEIAMEKAGIIKPNVPVISGVRQPDAQAVIQEQARELQAPLFQLAEDFFGEHLEAAADGETFNFVHSSYRCDRIVSRLKGAHQIENASLAIETLEVLRARGEKIDRSCYRSGVEKTSWPARFEKVKDEPEVILDGAHNLEGTRALVETIKHHYKDKKVYLLYAALEDKPVHQMLTELGQVIDEAWFTTFDFPRALSAEELMAISPIQASFACENGYEAVNRILNKMKDEDLFLITGSLYYISQIRQYFKQ is encoded by the coding sequence GTGCTGAATTATGAAGAGGCGACAAACTGGATACATGCTAGAGAAAAATTTAAAGTGAAGCCAGGCATAAAGCGTATGGAATGGATGATGAAAGAACTCGGGAATCCTGAAAAACAGGTGAAAGGGGTTCATATTGCTGGAACGAATGGGAAGGGTTCAACCGTTGCTTTTCTGAGGCACATCCTTCAAGAACAGGGATATAAAGTTGGGACGTTTACTTCTCCGTACATTATCAGTTTCAACGAAAGAATCAGTATCAATGGCACTCCTGTTGAAAATAATAGATTGGCACAGTTAGTTGGAAAAATCAAACCGCTTGCTGAGAAGCTGAGCTTCATGCCTCTTGGAGAACCAACGGAATTTGAAATTATTACTGCTATGGCCATGATCTACTTTTCAGAATCTCAGCCTGATTACGTGCTTTTTGAAACGGGATTGGGTGGAAGATATGATTCCACGAATATTATTACCCCGGCAGCTTCGGTGATTACCAACGTGGGAATGGACCATATGAATATACTTGGGAACACCTATGAAGAAATTGCTATGGAAAAAGCGGGCATCATTAAACCAAATGTCCCTGTTATTTCCGGTGTGAGGCAGCCTGATGCACAAGCCGTAATTCAAGAACAGGCAAGAGAACTTCAGGCCCCTTTATTCCAACTGGCTGAAGATTTCTTTGGAGAGCACCTGGAAGCTGCGGCAGATGGGGAAACATTCAATTTTGTCCATTCTTCTTACCGCTGCGATCGTATAGTTTCCAGGTTGAAAGGAGCTCATCAAATTGAAAATGCTTCTTTGGCTATTGAGACTTTAGAAGTGCTGAGAGCACGTGGAGAAAAGATTGACCGTTCCTGTTATAGAAGCGGGGTGGAAAAGACTTCATGGCCGGCTCGCTTCGAAAAGGTAAAAGATGAACCAGAAGTGATCCTCGATGGTGCCCATAATCTAGAAGGAACTCGTGCGCTGGTAGAAACAATCAAACACCACTATAAGGATAAAAAAGTATACTTGTTATATGCAGCTTTAGAAGATAAACCAGTCCATCAAATGTTGACGGAATTGGGACAGGTTATTGACGAAGCATGGTTTACTACCTTTGATTTTCCCCGAGCTCTGTCTGCTGAAGAGTTAATGGCTATTTCTCCCATTCAAGCTTCGTTTGCCTGTGAAAATGGTTATGAGGCTGTGAACAGGATTTTGAATAAAATGAAAGACGAGGATCTCTTTTTAATTACTGGATCTCTTTATTACATCTCTCAAATAAGACAATACTTTAAGCAATAA
- a CDS encoding Maf family protein encodes MLTLVLGSSSPRRKELLEMAGYNFTVRSAGIEEKIIGGSPEEVVRRLAEEKSRAISIRNNEVLLTADTVVVHGQRILGKPGDYEEAYNTLEELSGSVHEVLTAVTIRNSEEQSTLAVSTLVKFFSLTESEIQSYLECKEAWDKAGSYGIQGKGGLFVESIEGDYYSVVGLPLSRVVRELRKFGVLL; translated from the coding sequence ATGCTAACCCTTGTTCTTGGTTCTTCATCTCCTCGCAGAAAAGAGCTTTTGGAAATGGCAGGTTACAATTTTACAGTAAGATCGGCAGGGATAGAAGAAAAAATTATAGGCGGGTCTCCAGAAGAAGTGGTGCGGCGATTGGCCGAAGAGAAAAGCCGGGCAATCTCTATCAGAAACAATGAAGTACTCCTTACTGCAGATACGGTTGTAGTTCACGGTCAACGCATTCTAGGAAAGCCTGGTGATTATGAAGAAGCTTACAATACGCTTGAGGAATTAAGCGGAAGCGTACATGAAGTCCTTACAGCTGTAACCATTCGTAATTCGGAAGAGCAGAGCACTTTAGCTGTCAGCACTTTAGTGAAGTTTTTTTCGTTAACAGAAAGTGAAATCCAGTCTTATTTAGAATGCAAAGAAGCATGGGATAAGGCTGGAAGCTATGGGATTCAAGGAAAAGGCGGGCTTTTTGTTGAAAGCATAGAAGGAGATTATTACAGTGTAGTTGGTCTTCCTTTATCTCGTGTTGTGAGAGAACTGAGAAAGTTCGGGGTTCTTCTTTAA
- the hemL gene encoding glutamate-1-semialdehyde 2,1-aminomutase encodes MKNFDRSIEAYQQAVELMPGGVNSPVRAFNSVNMDPIFMERGKGSKIYDIDGQEYIDYVLSWGPLILGHADDRVVEALKKTTELGTSFGTPTQIENKLAQLVIERVPSMEMLRMVNSGTEATMSALRAARGYTGRDKILKFEGNYHGHGDSLLIKAGSGVATLGLPDSPGVPESIAQNTITVPYNDLESVQYVFSKYGKDLAAVIIEPVSGNMGVVPPEENFLQELRKLTQDNGTVLIFDEVMTGFRVGYHCAQGHFEVTPDMTCLGKVIGGGLPVGAYGGKREIMERVAPVGDIYQAGTLSGNPLAMTAGFETLSAMTRSEYEKLNKKVDRLVEGFQEAAAEYDIPFTVNRAGSMVGFFFNREHVTDFETANQSDLDLFARYYRGMIEEGIFLPPSQFEGMFLSAAHSDEDIEATIDAARKVFSKLARQ; translated from the coding sequence ATGAAAAATTTTGATCGATCAATTGAAGCTTATCAACAGGCCGTGGAATTAATGCCAGGGGGAGTTAACTCTCCAGTCAGGGCATTTAATTCTGTGAATATGGATCCTATATTTATGGAACGAGGAAAAGGTTCAAAGATCTATGATATTGATGGACAGGAATACATTGACTATGTTCTCAGCTGGGGACCTTTGATTTTAGGACATGCTGATGACCGGGTAGTTGAAGCTCTAAAGAAAACGACAGAACTCGGAACCAGCTTTGGTACGCCTACTCAAATTGAAAACAAACTCGCTCAGCTAGTTATTGAACGAGTCCCTTCTATGGAAATGTTAAGAATGGTAAATTCCGGAACGGAAGCGACGATGAGTGCGCTGCGTGCAGCCAGGGGCTATACAGGACGCGATAAAATATTAAAATTCGAAGGGAATTATCATGGACATGGAGATTCTCTCTTAATTAAAGCGGGATCGGGTGTAGCGACTCTAGGATTACCGGATTCTCCAGGGGTGCCTGAATCAATAGCACAGAATACCATTACGGTTCCATATAACGATTTGGAGAGCGTTCAGTACGTGTTTAGCAAGTATGGAAAAGACTTGGCTGCAGTAATTATTGAACCTGTATCAGGAAACATGGGAGTTGTCCCGCCTGAAGAAAACTTCCTTCAGGAACTACGCAAACTTACTCAGGATAATGGAACTGTATTGATCTTTGATGAAGTGATGACGGGCTTCAGAGTCGGTTATCATTGTGCCCAGGGACATTTTGAAGTGACTCCGGATATGACCTGCTTAGGGAAAGTGATTGGCGGAGGACTTCCTGTGGGTGCTTATGGTGGTAAACGGGAAATCATGGAACGAGTAGCCCCTGTAGGAGATATTTATCAAGCTGGTACTCTTTCAGGAAATCCACTGGCCATGACAGCAGGTTTTGAAACCCTTTCTGCTATGACGAGATCTGAATATGAAAAGCTAAATAAAAAAGTCGATCGTCTTGTTGAAGGATTTCAGGAAGCAGCGGCTGAATATGATATCCCATTCACTGTAAACCGGGCAGGATCAATGGTTGGCTTTTTCTTTAACCGTGAACACGTCACGGACTTTGAAACAGCAAACCAATCAGATTTAGATTTATTTGCCCGATATTACCGCGGTATGATTGAAGAAGGAATCTTCCTTCCTCCTTCACAATTTGAAGGCATGTTCCTTTCCGCAGCACATTCCGATGAAGATATCGAAGCAACGATTGATGCAGCGAGAAAAGTATTTTCAAAATTAGCAAGACAGTAA
- the spoVID gene encoding stage VI sporulation protein D, protein MKENVFSFQLDEALWFKEGQGVRELLGISLEPEITIKQLDQEVRLNGTIELTGEYILADEKEAYDSSSEIQSVRVIHEVERGEEGVHYFSHSFPVEITVPNERVSNINAVLVDIENFDYELPAQNQLRLQAQMIINGINQEDAAYPADETRLGESTTIGPINYQTRPDEQKIFPPPFEREEPVVPFPGYEAPNGEETESDGRWTYKKTQSFNEFFGKEEPAAQETQVEELVNESSEWELTTIMESSTMAHEDAYEAENESTESVHGIKHIFKHLFPNREDSYTQMKMYIVQEDETLATIAERYQVPLKQLEKVNEDKEDVSPGQIVYIPS, encoded by the coding sequence TTGAAAGAGAATGTATTTTCTTTTCAATTAGATGAAGCTCTTTGGTTCAAAGAGGGACAGGGTGTCCGTGAACTGCTCGGAATTTCCTTAGAGCCTGAGATAACCATTAAACAATTGGATCAGGAAGTCAGGTTGAACGGTACCATTGAATTAACCGGGGAATATATCTTAGCGGATGAAAAAGAAGCCTATGACAGTTCTTCAGAAATACAATCGGTACGTGTTATTCATGAAGTCGAGCGAGGAGAAGAAGGGGTCCATTATTTTTCTCATTCATTCCCTGTTGAGATTACAGTACCTAATGAAAGAGTCAGCAATATTAATGCGGTGTTAGTAGACATTGAAAACTTTGATTATGAGCTTCCTGCTCAAAATCAACTGCGATTACAAGCTCAAATGATCATTAATGGAATAAATCAAGAAGATGCAGCTTATCCTGCAGACGAAACAAGGTTAGGTGAATCGACTACTATTGGTCCTATTAACTACCAGACTCGACCAGACGAGCAAAAAATCTTCCCGCCGCCTTTTGAAAGGGAAGAGCCCGTGGTTCCTTTTCCGGGATATGAAGCCCCTAATGGGGAAGAAACAGAGAGTGACGGTAGATGGACGTATAAAAAAACTCAAAGCTTTAATGAGTTTTTCGGGAAAGAGGAGCCTGCTGCCCAGGAAACGCAAGTCGAAGAACTGGTCAATGAGAGCAGTGAATGGGAACTGACTACAATCATGGAATCCAGTACGATGGCTCATGAAGATGCTTATGAAGCTGAGAATGAATCAACGGAAAGTGTCCATGGAATTAAGCATATATTCAAGCATTTATTTCCAAACAGAGAAGATTCTTATACTCAAATGAAAATGTATATTGTCCAGGAAGATGAAACCTTAGCGACCATTGCTGAACGCTACCAAGTTCCGTTAAAACAGTTAGAGAAAGTGAATGAAGACAAAGAGGATGTATCCCCTGGACAAATCGTTTACATTCCCAGTTAA